The proteins below come from a single Phycisphaeraceae bacterium genomic window:
- a CDS encoding site-2 protease family protein produces the protein MFGIPGPIGTVLDLLVVIFGFGLIIFIHELGHFVAARWAKIRVLAFALGFGPAMVSYRKGMGWTRGTSEPRYLSLLSRGEAGGISSTEYRLNTLPLGGYVKMLGQEDLDPGAVSGEPDSYQSAKPWKRMVVISAGVVMNLITAAILFVVVFMVGLKVEPPKIGQVEPNSPAAQAVAINASEIGIVQPGLQPGDVVIEINGRQPKSYSDLLVEVAMTARNEPARLSIARPGIASPLTFEIKPEASRLDRLLSIGVSPAMSSTLRSWRGEDAERAIESIGLAGVKPGMRLISVAGQTDIAGYHDLLAACAASGGEPVRVTFANDAETVEIELTPASQLQTAFVPGSEKDAVSVIEHILGLTPVIAVAPGEDSVTSAAHEAGLRPGDIFARIGSVEFPSIATGIREVRLHRNKMIDVVVLRDVNGVMTSLPLTTKVTSEGRIGFNASDTRAMNTLLSLPPTQMREPNATDWSPSPASSAILTSGQRIVEVNGTKVSNFSELRSALQDATREAASTESSATVRLTLEWFALAGDRPRVEREWAIAAADVAELHALTWVPPFRAELFEPEQVLLQAATPLEAVRTGLSETRRVLISTYITFARLFQQTVKIEHIKGPVGIAHMGTIIAERGFIWILFFMAIISVNLAVINFLPLPIVDGGQFLMIVYEQIRGKPVPIVFQNVVTMAGLILIVSLFLVVTFNDVKNLFGL, from the coding sequence GTGTGCTGGCGTTCGCGCTGGGTTTCGGCCCGGCGATGGTGTCGTACCGCAAAGGCATGGGCTGGACGCGCGGCACAAGCGAACCGAGATATCTCTCGCTCTTGTCGCGAGGCGAGGCTGGGGGAATCTCATCGACCGAGTATCGCCTCAATACGCTGCCGCTCGGTGGCTATGTGAAGATGCTCGGACAGGAAGACCTCGACCCCGGCGCAGTAAGCGGCGAGCCTGACAGTTACCAATCCGCCAAGCCCTGGAAGCGCATGGTCGTGATCTCGGCGGGTGTGGTGATGAATCTCATCACCGCTGCCATTCTGTTTGTCGTTGTGTTCATGGTTGGGCTGAAGGTTGAGCCACCCAAGATCGGGCAGGTCGAGCCCAACTCCCCCGCTGCTCAAGCCGTTGCGATCAACGCATCGGAAATCGGCATCGTTCAGCCGGGGCTGCAACCGGGCGATGTCGTGATCGAGATCAATGGCCGGCAACCCAAGTCGTATTCGGATCTGTTGGTCGAAGTGGCCATGACCGCGCGGAACGAGCCTGCTCGCCTGTCGATTGCGAGACCCGGCATCGCATCGCCCCTGACATTCGAGATCAAGCCCGAAGCCAGCCGCCTCGATCGACTGCTCTCGATCGGTGTTTCGCCGGCGATGTCGAGCACGCTTCGCTCGTGGCGCGGCGAGGATGCCGAACGCGCGATCGAATCGATCGGGCTTGCAGGCGTCAAGCCGGGCATGCGTCTGATCAGCGTCGCAGGCCAAACCGACATTGCGGGCTATCACGACTTGCTTGCTGCGTGCGCCGCTTCGGGTGGCGAGCCGGTGCGAGTCACTTTTGCCAATGATGCGGAGACTGTCGAGATCGAGCTTACGCCAGCGTCGCAACTGCAGACCGCATTCGTGCCCGGCAGCGAGAAAGACGCTGTTTCGGTGATCGAGCACATCCTCGGGCTGACGCCTGTCATCGCAGTTGCACCGGGCGAAGACAGCGTGACATCGGCTGCACACGAAGCCGGGCTGAGGCCTGGCGACATCTTCGCCCGCATCGGCAGTGTGGAATTCCCGAGCATCGCAACGGGCATTCGCGAAGTGCGCCTCCATCGCAACAAGATGATTGATGTGGTGGTGCTCCGCGACGTCAATGGCGTGATGACAAGCCTTCCTCTGACCACAAAGGTCACATCGGAAGGACGCATCGGGTTCAACGCCTCCGACACGCGCGCAATGAATACGCTTTTGTCGCTCCCACCCACTCAGATGCGAGAGCCAAACGCGACTGACTGGTCTCCATCGCCCGCGTCGAGCGCCATTCTCACCAGTGGACAGCGCATTGTTGAGGTGAATGGCACGAAGGTCTCGAACTTTTCCGAGTTGCGCTCGGCCCTGCAAGACGCGACGCGCGAGGCTGCCTCAACCGAATCGAGCGCCACCGTCCGCCTGACGCTCGAGTGGTTCGCGCTCGCGGGAGATCGACCTCGAGTCGAACGTGAGTGGGCCATTGCCGCGGCCGACGTTGCGGAGTTGCATGCTCTAACCTGGGTTCCGCCGTTTCGCGCCGAACTCTTTGAGCCTGAGCAGGTGCTCCTGCAAGCAGCGACTCCTCTCGAAGCGGTCCGCACGGGCCTGAGCGAAACCCGGCGCGTACTCATCTCGACGTACATTACGTTCGCACGTCTGTTTCAGCAGACGGTCAAGATTGAACACATCAAGGGCCCGGTCGGCATCGCGCACATGGGCACGATCATTGCCGAACGCGGGTTCATCTGGATCCTGTTCTTCATGGCGATCATCAGCGTCAATCTGGCGGTCATCAACTTTCTGCCGCTGCCGATCGTCGATGGCGGGCAGTTTCTGATGATCGTCTACGAGCAGATTCGCGGCAAGCCCGTTCCCATCGTCTTCCAGAATGTCGTCACCATGGCGGGGTTGATCCTCATCGTTTCACTGTTTCTCGTCGTCACGTTCAACGACGTCAAAAATCTCTTTGGCCTCTGA
- a CDS encoding aldehyde dehydrogenase family protein — protein sequence MSVAPRKPVITAPDESVAKTARCESSNPPASHVWDYAPAPESLKVTILPRYGHFIDGVFVEPNTGVDTGRPTHFATINPATEAVLSEIAHGSAADVDAAVVAARDALPAWAALPALERGKFLYRIARRIQERSRELAVLETMDGGKPIKESRDVDVPLAAAHFFYHAGWADKLAYAFPGRGKPGPVDVCGQIIPWNFPLLMAAWKIAPALACGNTVVLKPAETTSLTALRLAEIFAEVGLPRGVVNIVTGDGRTGAALVEHPGVDKIAFTGSTEVGKRIAAATAASEKKLTLELGGKSPHIIFEDASLDQAVEGIIQGIFFNQGHVCCAGSRLFVQESVLDEVVQKLTLRLRTLRVGDPLDKNTDLGAINSGEQLSRIERYLSQGVDEGAGLCVGGVSAIAGWDGDTPIRPKGVKGFWCRPCLLTSVQPSHVVAREEIFGPVLAVMSFRTPEEAIARANNTRYGLAAGVWTDKGSKIFELAAKLQAGVIWLNTYNRFDPSSPFGGYKESGFGREGGMHGLRGYVKF from the coding sequence ATGAGCGTTGCTCCGCGAAAGCCCGTGATAACCGCCCCTGATGAGTCTGTCGCAAAGACAGCGCGCTGCGAATCGTCGAACCCTCCGGCGTCGCACGTGTGGGACTATGCGCCAGCTCCGGAATCGCTCAAGGTTACGATCCTTCCGCGTTACGGCCACTTCATAGATGGTGTATTCGTCGAACCCAATACCGGAGTGGACACCGGCCGGCCCACGCATTTCGCCACGATCAATCCCGCGACCGAAGCGGTGCTGAGTGAAATCGCGCACGGTTCGGCTGCCGATGTCGATGCGGCGGTGGTGGCGGCACGCGATGCTCTGCCGGCCTGGGCTGCCCTGCCGGCGCTCGAGCGCGGAAAGTTTCTGTATCGCATCGCCCGACGGATCCAGGAGCGCAGCCGCGAACTCGCGGTGCTTGAAACAATGGATGGCGGCAAGCCCATCAAGGAAAGTCGCGATGTTGACGTGCCCCTGGCAGCGGCTCACTTTTTCTACCACGCAGGCTGGGCCGACAAACTGGCGTATGCGTTTCCCGGTCGCGGCAAACCCGGGCCTGTCGATGTATGCGGGCAGATCATCCCGTGGAACTTTCCGCTGCTGATGGCTGCGTGGAAGATCGCCCCGGCACTTGCGTGCGGAAATACGGTCGTCCTCAAGCCCGCTGAAACGACATCGCTCACGGCACTTCGCCTTGCGGAAATCTTCGCTGAAGTCGGATTGCCCCGAGGCGTGGTCAACATCGTCACCGGCGACGGCCGCACCGGGGCTGCACTCGTCGAACATCCTGGCGTCGATAAGATCGCCTTCACAGGTTCGACCGAAGTCGGCAAGCGCATCGCGGCGGCAACGGCTGCGAGCGAAAAGAAACTCACGCTCGAACTCGGCGGCAAAAGCCCGCACATCATCTTCGAAGATGCAAGCCTCGATCAGGCAGTCGAAGGCATTATTCAAGGCATTTTCTTCAACCAGGGGCATGTGTGCTGTGCGGGCAGCCGATTGTTCGTGCAGGAATCAGTACTCGATGAAGTCGTGCAGAAGTTGACGCTGCGTCTGCGGACATTGCGCGTGGGCGACCCGCTCGACAAAAACACCGACCTTGGCGCCATCAACTCTGGCGAGCAGTTATCGCGGATCGAGCGGTACCTGTCACAGGGAGTGGACGAGGGGGCTGGGCTTTGCGTCGGGGGCGTGAGTGCGATTGCTGGCTGGGATGGAGACACGCCGATTCGTCCTAAGGGCGTCAAAGGATTCTGGTGCCGCCCGTGCCTGCTGACGAGTGTGCAGCCGAGTCATGTAGTCGCCAGAGAAGAAATTTTCGGGCCCGTATTAGCGGTGATGAGTTTCCGCACACCCGAAGAGGCAATCGCACGCGCAAACAACACGCGTTATGGTCTAGCCGCTGGCGTATGGACCGACAAGGGCTCGAAGATCTTTGAACTTGCCGCAAAGTTGCAGGCGGGCGTGATTTGGCTGAACACCTACAACCGATTCGATCCGTCGAGCCCGTTCGGGGGCTACAAGGAATCGGGATTTGGACGCGAGGGCGGAATGCATGGGCTTCGCGGTTATGTGAAGTTCTAG
- a CDS encoding GNAT family N-acetyltransferase, with protein sequence MGDQAQDGFNPASIVPAGANFELRAITEADKPWIERTLIRYWASTSIYSRGKVTDASTLSGFGAFRDEEPIGLVTYLIDGDSCEIVTHNSMAGSGGIGTCLLAAVRQEARDRGCRRLWLATTNDNIPALKFYQRRDFDLVALYHNVMTDARKLKPEIPDVGLFDIPLRHELELEFLL encoded by the coding sequence ATGGGCGATCAGGCACAGGACGGATTCAACCCGGCATCGATTGTCCCTGCGGGAGCAAACTTTGAACTGCGCGCGATCACCGAGGCCGACAAGCCCTGGATCGAACGCACGTTGATCCGGTACTGGGCGTCGACGTCAATCTATTCGCGTGGCAAAGTCACCGACGCCTCGACGCTCTCCGGCTTCGGCGCGTTTCGCGACGAAGAACCGATTGGTCTGGTCACCTATCTCATCGATGGCGACTCGTGCGAGATTGTGACGCACAACAGCATGGCTGGCTCGGGCGGAATCGGGACATGCCTGCTGGCTGCAGTTCGGCAGGAAGCTCGAGATCGCGGATGCCGACGCCTGTGGCTTGCGACCACCAACGACAATATCCCGGCGCTCAAGTTCTATCAAAGACGAGACTTCGATCTGGTCGCGCTGTATCACAACGTGATGACTGATGCTCGCAAACTCAAGCCGGAGATTCCTGACGTGGGCTTGTTCGATATTCCGCTTCGACATGAGCTTGAACTGGAGTTTCTGTTGTAG
- a CDS encoding aldehyde dehydrogenase family protein: protein MSERIEVLKTYKLFIGGKLPRSESGRTLAVRGETGQILAHVSQASRKDLRDAVTAARAAGQGWRAATAYLRGQIVYRMAEMMEGKREELARALIEVRPGRTKIDASSEVDAAIDRVVSLAGWADKFAQVMGCANPVAGPYHNFTVPEPVGVVGVIVEHEQPLVALVTLIAAAMCTGNAVVAIADEANPIAACILGEVCATSDVPGGVVNILTGLHSELLPQMAEHGGLDAVVGLGIGTEGRARLRAGIAGNLKRVHFVDVASVAHEDSAGPVVLEPFVEFKTMWHPAGS, encoded by the coding sequence ATGAGCGAACGGATTGAAGTTCTCAAGACATACAAGTTGTTCATTGGAGGCAAACTCCCTCGAAGCGAATCGGGCCGCACGCTCGCAGTCCGTGGGGAAACGGGCCAGATCCTGGCGCATGTGTCGCAGGCAAGCCGCAAGGACCTTCGCGATGCTGTAACCGCAGCCCGGGCTGCTGGTCAGGGATGGCGTGCAGCAACCGCGTATCTGCGCGGGCAGATCGTCTACCGCATGGCGGAAATGATGGAAGGCAAGCGCGAGGAATTGGCCCGGGCTTTGATCGAGGTCCGCCCTGGCCGAACCAAGATCGACGCTAGCAGCGAAGTCGATGCAGCGATCGATCGTGTCGTGAGTCTGGCCGGGTGGGCTGACAAGTTTGCGCAGGTGATGGGGTGTGCCAATCCGGTTGCCGGGCCATATCACAACTTCACGGTGCCCGAACCGGTCGGCGTCGTGGGCGTTATCGTAGAGCATGAACAACCGCTCGTCGCGCTCGTGACACTCATCGCAGCCGCGATGTGCACTGGCAATGCCGTTGTCGCGATTGCCGATGAAGCAAACCCTATCGCGGCGTGCATTCTGGGTGAAGTGTGTGCGACCAGTGATGTCCCGGGCGGCGTTGTCAATATCCTGACAGGCCTGCACTCAGAACTGCTGCCGCAGATGGCCGAGCATGGCGGACTGGATGCGGTGGTCGGGCTGGGGATTGGAACCGAAGGCCGGGCACGCCTTCGAGCGGGCATCGCAGGTAACCTCAAGCGCGTCCACTTCGTCGATGTCGCGTCTGTCGCACACGAAGACTCGGCGGGGCCTGTGGTGCTCGAACCATTCGTCGAGTTCAAGACAATGTGGCACCCGGCCGGAAGTTGA
- a CDS encoding DUF4230 domain-containing protein, which translates to MLLTTLFVALVLFGTFAVGVLCAWLVLRLFVGRRARTSTETRTIAERVRSVGKLVGLEVFAKEIATARSGWSWCPPILLSQAKLAMIFHFEKQYSVDLAAVRGADVVQLAPDRYRVHLPPIEGSLRLVDVTPYDIQQGRMLGLLEVISMNADRQAQLMRDAQQQASRLYDLHEDKYTNQARETIERHLAALLGLFNVHVEWVWHEEAQPGPAPDAPRREPLKPVLALSA; encoded by the coding sequence ATGCTGCTCACGACGCTCTTCGTCGCTCTGGTCCTTTTCGGAACATTTGCTGTTGGCGTTCTATGCGCGTGGCTTGTGCTGCGTTTGTTCGTCGGGCGCAGAGCGCGCACAAGCACGGAGACTCGCACGATCGCTGAACGTGTGCGCTCGGTTGGCAAACTCGTCGGGCTTGAAGTCTTCGCCAAGGAGATTGCGACTGCCCGATCGGGGTGGTCGTGGTGTCCTCCGATTCTGCTGAGTCAGGCAAAACTTGCCATGATCTTCCATTTCGAGAAGCAGTACAGCGTCGATCTTGCAGCTGTGCGCGGAGCCGATGTCGTGCAACTCGCGCCCGATCGTTATCGCGTGCACTTGCCTCCGATCGAAGGTTCGCTCCGGCTGGTCGATGTCACCCCGTACGACATTCAGCAGGGTCGCATGCTTGGCTTGCTCGAAGTGATTTCAATGAATGCGGACCGTCAGGCTCAACTGATGCGCGACGCACAGCAGCAGGCATCGCGGCTGTACGATCTGCACGAAGATAAGTACACCAATCAGGCGCGCGAGACGATCGAGCGACATCTGGCAGCACTGCTCGGGCTTTTCAATGTCCACGTCGAATGGGTCTGGCATGAAGAAGCGCAGCCCGGACCCGCGCCAGATGCGCCACGTCGCGAGCCACTCAAGCCCGTGCTGGCGCTCAGTGCATGA
- the fliD gene encoding flagellar filament capping protein FliD produces MSGITSGIGLFSGIDTQSLIEQLLSVAARPRALAEQRLVQLQVRQSAFLAINSSLGALKTAASTFRSSSIFDTKGVSVSDPTILTASADKNAVPGSYNFLVDRLVSTQQLLSRGFADLNTSGLNAGSWSFESSEARLDRDVALAALNGGAGVSRGKIVVRDSNGDSATVDLSRAGTVNEVLDAINGASGINVTANVRDGRFVIDGAVSVTSSPGFTTAASLGLNSGTATMEGSTLVGGSVYAMGVNTALSALNDGNGVNFGVDVGESRYDFIINVDMDGAGGDGPIAVRVNIGSIWEMTDDGLKESATRVTTVGGVVDRINAALEAATGVTGVSASIDPANGRIVIGAGAGVDITVEEKTTGASGQASTARDLGLLGSGTGGVNGQRVLAGMNTTLLRNLNGGTGLGGDELDFTLRSGASLSISGLSAATTVSELMNLINNDTTNAGRIVASLNSNGTGLTLTDTTGGSGNLIIGGSAAESLGVETDVAGVAASSVRGANLQHRYMSESTLLTSLNGGKGIGTGKFRITDASGSIAEINIDSGAFTLGHVIKRINDAGIGVKARINETGDGIMIEEKVADGAAHGAVKIKIEDVSGSIARNLRLAGEAKDTGSDNLINGSFETTIEFDATATLSDIVKKINDSGAGVRASVISDGTGVNPYRLSLSSTQSGTTGRFILDSGAFDLGLDTLDKGEDARVFFGSSDPAKGVLLTSSTNALDGVVTGVTINLKSASETPVTINVTQDTDAIESRVTQMVDAFNTVISRIATQTRYVQETRERGPLLGDGTAISLRNALFNEILGKNRGFGGTFDDLTDVGISVGSGGKLQFDKATFRAAMEQDAAAVKDLFTRRVIEADGNSIDLGDGITGRDPDAAPIYSELGVIPRIEQFIDTYISSIDGVLTRKNTSLNSQIALQRGRITSINKGLESKRQILLRQFIAMEQAIGQLQSQQGSLGAIQRIG; encoded by the coding sequence ATGAGCGGTATCACATCCGGCATCGGCCTGTTCAGCGGCATCGATACACAGAGTCTGATCGAGCAGTTGCTCTCGGTTGCGGCGCGGCCTCGGGCGCTTGCCGAGCAGCGACTTGTACAGTTGCAGGTTCGGCAATCGGCGTTTCTTGCGATCAACTCTTCGCTCGGTGCGCTCAAGACCGCGGCTTCGACGTTTCGATCGAGCTCGATCTTCGACACCAAGGGCGTGTCAGTATCGGACCCGACGATTCTGACCGCGTCGGCGGACAAGAACGCAGTGCCCGGAAGCTACAACTTTCTGGTCGATCGTCTCGTCTCGACACAGCAGTTGCTCTCGCGCGGATTCGCGGATCTGAATACATCGGGCCTCAACGCAGGGTCGTGGTCGTTCGAGTCGAGCGAGGCCAGGCTTGATCGCGATGTGGCGCTTGCCGCACTCAATGGCGGTGCTGGCGTCAGTCGCGGGAAGATCGTAGTCCGCGACAGCAATGGCGATTCGGCAACGGTCGATCTGTCGCGTGCAGGAACGGTCAATGAAGTGCTCGATGCGATCAACGGCGCAAGCGGCATCAATGTGACCGCGAACGTGCGCGACGGACGGTTCGTGATTGACGGCGCAGTTTCGGTGACCAGTTCGCCGGGGTTTACGACGGCGGCATCGCTCGGGCTCAACTCGGGCACAGCGACGATGGAAGGCAGCACGCTGGTCGGCGGATCGGTCTACGCCATGGGCGTGAACACAGCGCTGAGCGCGCTCAACGACGGCAATGGCGTGAACTTCGGCGTGGATGTCGGCGAATCGCGCTACGACTTCATCATCAATGTCGATATGGACGGAGCAGGAGGCGATGGACCGATCGCGGTGCGTGTCAACATCGGCTCGATCTGGGAAATGACCGACGACGGGCTCAAGGAATCTGCGACGCGCGTAACAACGGTCGGGGGCGTGGTGGATCGCATCAACGCGGCGCTCGAGGCTGCGACGGGAGTCACGGGCGTCTCGGCGTCGATCGATCCGGCCAATGGGCGCATCGTCATTGGCGCGGGTGCTGGAGTCGATATCACGGTCGAAGAAAAAACAACCGGAGCGTCGGGTCAGGCGTCCACAGCACGCGACCTTGGATTGCTCGGTTCGGGAACCGGCGGCGTCAATGGCCAGCGTGTGCTAGCGGGCATGAACACGACGCTTCTGCGCAACCTCAATGGAGGCACAGGCCTCGGCGGGGACGAACTCGACTTCACGCTGCGTTCGGGTGCATCGCTCTCGATCAGCGGGCTCTCGGCAGCGACAACGGTTTCGGAGCTGATGAATCTCATCAACAATGACACGACCAATGCCGGACGCATTGTGGCTTCGCTCAACTCGAACGGAACCGGTCTGACACTGACGGATACCACCGGCGGCAGCGGCAACCTGATCATCGGCGGCTCGGCGGCCGAGAGTCTTGGGGTCGAGACGGATGTCGCGGGCGTGGCTGCGAGTTCTGTGCGCGGTGCGAATCTGCAGCATCGGTACATGAGCGAATCGACGCTGCTGACTTCGCTCAATGGCGGCAAGGGCATCGGCACCGGCAAGTTCCGCATCACTGACGCTTCAGGGAGCATCGCGGAAATCAACATTGATTCGGGCGCCTTCACGCTCGGGCATGTGATCAAGCGCATCAACGATGCCGGTATCGGAGTCAAGGCTCGCATCAATGAAACCGGCGACGGAATCATGATCGAAGAGAAGGTTGCCGATGGCGCGGCACACGGAGCGGTCAAGATCAAGATCGAGGATGTGAGCGGGTCTATCGCCAGAAATCTGCGCCTTGCGGGCGAGGCCAAGGACACAGGGAGCGACAACCTGATCAATGGCTCGTTCGAGACGACCATCGAGTTCGATGCGACTGCAACGCTGAGTGATATCGTCAAGAAAATCAACGATTCGGGCGCGGGTGTGCGGGCGAGTGTCATCAGCGACGGAACAGGCGTAAACCCATACCGCCTGAGCCTGTCGTCGACGCAGAGCGGCACGACGGGCCGATTCATCCTTGATTCGGGTGCATTTGATCTGGGGCTCGACACACTCGACAAGGGCGAAGACGCGCGAGTGTTCTTTGGTTCGAGCGATCCGGCCAAGGGAGTGCTACTGACAAGCAGCACGAACGCTCTCGACGGCGTGGTAACGGGCGTGACGATCAACCTCAAGAGCGCGTCGGAAACGCCCGTCACGATCAACGTGACCCAGGACACCGATGCGATCGAGTCGCGTGTGACGCAGATGGTTGATGCGTTCAACACGGTGATCTCGCGTATCGCCACACAGACACGCTATGTGCAGGAGACCAGGGAGCGCGGGCCTCTGCTGGGCGATGGCACGGCCATTTCGCTGCGCAATGCTCTGTTTAATGAAATACTCGGCAAAAATCGAGGCTTCGGTGGAACCTTCGATGACCTGACAGATGTGGGCATCTCGGTCGGGAGCGGGGGCAAACTTCAGTTTGACAAGGCGACCTTCCGAGCGGCGATGGAGCAGGATGCGGCGGCTGTCAAGGATCTGTTCACACGCCGCGTCATCGAAGCCGACGGCAACTCGATCGACCTGGGTGATGGCATTACGGGGCGAGATCCGGACGCTGCGCCGATATATTCGGAACTTGGCGTCATCCCCCGGATCGAGCAGTTCATCGATACATACATCAGCTCGATCGATGGCGTGCTGACGCGCAAAAACACGTCGCTCAACTCGCAGATTGCGCTTCAGCGAGGCCGCATCACGAGTATCAACAAGGGCTTGGAAAGCAAGCGGCAGATTCTGCTCAGGCAGTTTATAGCGATGGAGCAGGCGATCGGACAGTTACAGAGCCAGCAAGGGTCACTGGGCGCGATTCAGCGGATCGGCTGA
- a CDS encoding flagellar protein FliS, protein MSAAPEELRLMLLDGAMKFTLQAIEGLKQKNFEMSFNGFSQGRAIVLELATGIKEDADPELAERVRSIFLFIYRELMDASFAKDAAKAEKALELLTYERETWVLAMQRAAAERGQSVPGRSAEHNAGRADVGSAVNKTPTPARSFSAQG, encoded by the coding sequence ATGTCGGCGGCGCCGGAGGAACTTCGGCTGATGCTGCTCGATGGCGCGATGAAATTCACGCTGCAAGCGATCGAAGGTCTCAAGCAGAAGAACTTCGAGATGTCGTTCAACGGGTTTTCGCAGGGGCGCGCGATTGTGCTCGAACTGGCGACGGGCATCAAGGAGGATGCCGACCCGGAACTGGCCGAGCGCGTGCGGTCAATCTTCCTGTTCATCTATCGCGAGCTCATGGACGCGAGTTTTGCCAAGGATGCTGCCAAAGCGGAAAAAGCACTGGAACTGCTGACCTATGAGCGTGAGACGTGGGTGCTGGCGATGCAGCGTGCAGCGGCCGAGCGTGGGCAAAGCGTGCCAGGACGTTCGGCGGAACACAATGCGGGGCGTGCCGATGTGGGGAGCGCTGTGAACAAGACTCCAACCCCGGCTCGCAGTTTCAGCGCTCAGGGCTAG
- a CDS encoding AAA family ATPase, with the protein MARKAFDEPAAIPPELRLPPIPRWDDIIGQTQAVDLLQSVLASGNIHHAWIFHGPRGVGKFTTALAFAAALMDDSTAPTLSGVIEPDPDSPTQQRLAAGAHPDLHIIRKELAQYHHDANVRSRKLASFPIDVIRDSLLEPAHRAAMIASSALASKVFIVDEAELLDRSLSNAPVQNALLKTLEEPPVGTVIILLTTSEDRLLPTVRSRSQRVGFRALTDAEMKECIRRQNLQVPAEGHAWMLDFAQGSPGRLVEALDSGMYQWHQTLAPILRELKPGGSIFNLGPIANQLIQNYATAWADARPNRSKEAANRVAARNVLSILSQRIRPQLRDAATADWASMAIMRIEQTERELASNVQPSLAFDALAADLTVTLG; encoded by the coding sequence GTGGCCCGCAAAGCATTCGACGAACCTGCTGCTATTCCCCCTGAACTCCGCCTGCCGCCCATTCCGCGATGGGACGACATCATCGGGCAGACTCAGGCTGTCGATCTGCTTCAATCAGTCCTCGCTTCTGGGAACATTCATCACGCGTGGATCTTTCATGGCCCGCGAGGAGTCGGAAAGTTCACCACCGCACTCGCCTTTGCCGCAGCCTTGATGGACGATTCCACCGCTCCGACGCTCTCGGGCGTCATCGAGCCGGATCCGGACAGTCCGACGCAGCAGCGACTGGCTGCCGGGGCGCACCCCGATCTGCACATCATCCGCAAGGAACTGGCGCAGTACCACCACGACGCCAACGTCCGCAGCCGCAAACTCGCGTCCTTTCCGATCGATGTCATTCGGGACTCCCTGCTCGAACCGGCGCATCGGGCCGCGATGATCGCAAGCAGCGCCCTTGCGTCCAAAGTCTTCATCGTCGACGAGGCCGAACTGCTCGATCGCAGTCTCTCGAACGCACCGGTTCAGAACGCGCTGCTCAAGACGCTCGAAGAACCGCCCGTGGGCACAGTCATCATTCTGCTCACAACAAGCGAGGACCGCCTGCTCCCAACCGTCCGAAGTCGCTCGCAGCGTGTCGGCTTTCGCGCGTTGACCGATGCCGAGATGAAAGAGTGCATCCGTCGCCAGAACCTGCAAGTGCCCGCCGAAGGCCACGCATGGATGCTCGATTTTGCACAGGGTTCGCCCGGCCGACTTGTCGAAGCCCTCGACAGCGGCATGTATCAATGGCATCAGACGCTCGCGCCGATCCTGCGTGAACTCAAGCCCGGCGGCTCGATCTTCAACCTCGGACCGATCGCCAATCAACTAATTCAAAACTACGCCACCGCATGGGCCGATGCCCGCCCCAACCGCAGCAAAGAAGCCGCGAATCGTGTCGCCGCACGCAACGTGCTGAGCATCCTCAGCCAGCGCATCAGGCCTCAACTGCGAGATGCGGCAACCGCTGATTGGGCTTCCATGGCCATCATGCGCATCGAGCAGACCGAGCGCGAACTTGCTTCAAACGTTCAGCCATCGCTCGCCTTCGATGCCCTGGCAGCCGACCTGACCGTTACGCTTGGTTGA